GCGGCGGCGACGGCCTTCGGGTACGCGATCAGCAGGACGGCGAGGGCGAGCCCGACGACGCCCTGCGCGAGGAACAGCGGCCCGATGGTGGTCACCTGCCGGTAGCCGTCGGCCCACAGGTAGAGGTGGATCAGCGCTGACGCGGCGACGAGCCCCGCGCCGGCCAGGAGCGCCACGTTCGTGGCGACGCGGCGGGCGGCCGGGCCCGACGGACCTGCGACCGCCAACGCGACCAGCACCGGCTCGCGGTGGTGGGCACGGCGCGCTCGGGCGGGCCCGGTGTCGAGGGTGGCGAGCTGGGGCATTGGTCTCCTCGGTGCGGCAGCGGCGTGTCGTCCGGCTGTTGTACGAGCCACCGCCCGGGGGGGATTGGTCGCGTCCCACCTCGGCGTGCGGTCACGAGACGGCGAACGAGGCGACCGCCTGTCGCAGGAGCGGCCGGAATCGGTTCCACTCGCGAGTGGTCGCCGCCGCGACGACCACGTCGGCGGCGCGAGGTCCCGTCACCAAGCACGCGACCTCCCGGAAGTGGTGGTGGCCGATGCGCGTCACGTAGTCGTCGAGGACACACGATCCGGTCGCACCGAGGAAGGGCAGGCCCTCGGCGGCAGCCTCCCGATGCACGGAACGGTCGTGCTCGCCGCCCAGCAGGTGGGTGCGGAAGGCCGCGAACCCGTGGGGCCGCTCGTCACCCTGCCGGGGGGTCACGTTCAGGTAGGCGCGGAACTGGCCGTCGCCGCTTCGCACCGCGGCCGAGATCGAGCCGGGGTCGCCGGTCAGGGGAGCGAACGGGGCCGGGTAGGACAGCGTCGCCCCCGACGGCGACGTCTCGTGGCTCCACGCCGGCGGGGCGGGGGCGGCGACCAGCCAGCCGAACGAGCCCGAGCGGGCCCGAGGTCCCGAGGCGGGGCGCAGCCCGGCCGCCGGTTCGAGGACACCCGGGAAGGCGCCGACGAGGCCGACCGCGGCCACGAGTGCCGCCAGTCGTGCCAGTCCTCGGACCGAACGGGCCCTGGGCCCCGCTCGCCCGCCGTGCCGGTTGACGCGTCGCGACTCCATCGTCGGGGATACGACGCGGCGGGCCGAACGGCTTGCCGATCGGACGCGGCTCGCCCGGGCGGCCGGAGCCGCTACGCGGGCGAGAACTTCAACGGGATGTGCTTGATCCCGTTGATGAAGTTCGAGCGGAGTCGCTCCGGCGCCCCGGTCAGCTCGAGACCCCGCCAGCGGTCGAGCAGCTCATCGAAGATGACCCGGATCTCCATGCGGGCCAGGTTCGCGCCGAGGCAGAAGTGGGGGCCGCCGCCACCGAAGGCGACGTGCTCGTTCGGGGACCGCTCGACGTCGAATCGCATCGGGTCCTCGAAGACCGCCTCATCCCGGTTCGCGGACGCGTACCAGATCACGACCTTGTCGCCCTCGGAGACGCGCTGGTCGCCGAGCACGAGGTCTCGAGTCGCGGTGCGCCGGAAGTGCATGACGGGGCTCGCGCACCGCAGCATCTCGTCGACCGCGCCCGGCAGGAGCTCGCGATGGGCGCGGACGCGCTCCAGCTGGTCGGGGTGGTCCAGCAGCGCCAGGAGCCCGTGCGAGATGAGGTTGCGGGTCGTCTCGTTCCCGGCCACCGTGAGCAGCATGAAGAACAGGTCGATCTCGAGCTGCGTCAGCTGCTCCCCGTCGACCTCGGCCTCGCTCAGCACGCTGATGAGGTCGGCGCCGCGCGGGTCCTGGGCCCGCTTGTCCTCAGCGAGCTTCGCCGCGTAGGCGAAGAGCTCCATCGAGGCCTCCTGGGCCTGCTCCTGGCTCACGCCGTACTCGGGGTCCTCCGAGCCGATCATGCGGTTCGACCAGTCGAACATCTTGTGTCGGTCGGCCTGGGGCACCCCGAGGATGTCGGCGATCACCTGGAGCGGCAGCTCGGCCGCGACGTCGACCACGAAGTCGCACTCCCCTCGGGGCGCCACTCGGTCGAGGATGGCGCGGGTGCGCTCTCGGATGGTCCGCTCGAGCTCGTCGACCATCCGCGGGGTGAAGCCCTTGTTCACGAGCCGGCGATACCTCGTGTGCATCGGCGGGTCCATGTTCAGCATCATGAGGCGCTGCTGCTCGAGGTCCTCGGGCGGCAGGTCCCAGATGAACACCGCGCCGCGGGCGGACGAGAACGTCTGGTTGTCGCGGTTCACGGTGACGACGTCCGGGTAGCGGGTGACGCACCAGAACCCCGGGCCGCCGTCGGGCTCGGGGTGCCAGTACACGGGGGCCTCGCGGCGCAAGGT
The Acidimicrobiia bacterium genome window above contains:
- a CDS encoding cytochrome P450 → MNLDTIDLTDKDVFVRGVPYDWFETLRREAPVYWHPEPDGGPGFWCVTRYPDVVTVNRDNQTFSSARGAVFIWDLPPEDLEQQRLMMLNMDPPMHTRYRRLVNKGFTPRMVDELERTIRERTRAILDRVAPRGECDFVVDVAAELPLQVIADILGVPQADRHKMFDWSNRMIGSEDPEYGVSQEQAQEASMELFAYAAKLAEDKRAQDPRGADLISVLSEAEVDGEQLTQLEIDLFFMLLTVAGNETTRNLISHGLLALLDHPDQLERVRAHRELLPGAVDEMLRCASPVMHFRRTATRDLVLGDQRVSEGDKVVIWYASANRDEAVFEDPMRFDVERSPNEHVAFGGGGPHFCLGANLARMEIRVIFDELLDRWRGLELTGAPERLRSNFINGIKHIPLKFSPA